A genomic window from Treponema maltophilum ATCC 51939 includes:
- a CDS encoding leucine-rich repeat domain-containing protein, translating into MKKIVTFVFLAAVFTTISCKNPFLQSMLEGENASPGFHTPIPSPGGAPFVEGGASLILSPDKRTIWVNAITSDGTSVMVEGCIETELQSNRETYLHAKGTKVVLKGSGNIISLNCGNRGVSPARNKLVALNVQGLRNLQRLECALTQLSSLNVQGLSALQWLDCGWNQLTALNVQGLNALQWLHCGGNRLTTLNVQGLNSLQELWCYHNNQLTALDVQGCSALKELYCSYNRLTALNVQGLTSLRRIECETNQLTADAFKKLFTDLPVRVDSDYTHCTLYGTLSHIEQQTGVTEGNHTDFSTPSDLAAAFNNAKHNKKWKMYKRLRVGGLVEI; encoded by the coding sequence ATGAAAAAAATAGTAACCTTTGTTTTTTTGGCTGCGGTTTTTACAACGATTTCCTGTAAAAATCCGTTTTTGCAAAGTATGTTGGAGGGGGAAAATGCCTCTCCCGGTTTCCATACCCCAATCCCGTCCCCGGGAGGCGCCCCCTTTGTCGAAGGGGGCGCCTCGCTCATCTTAAGTCCCGATAAGCGCACCATCTGGGTTAATGCAATAACCTCAGACGGCACCTCCGTAATGGTAGAAGGCTGCATCGAAACGGAGCTTCAAAGCAACAGGGAAACGTATCTGCACGCAAAAGGTACAAAGGTAGTTCTTAAAGGTTCAGGAAACATTATCTCACTGAATTGTGGTAATCGCGGTGTTTCTCCCGCCAGAAATAAACTGGTTGCACTTAACGTACAAGGCTTAAGAAATTTGCAACGGCTGGAATGTGCCTTAACCCAGCTTTCCTCCCTTAACGTACAAGGCTTAAGTGCTTTGCAATGGCTGGACTGCGGCTGGAATCAGCTAACCGCTCTTAATGTGCAGGGCTTAAATGCTTTGCAATGGCTGCACTGTGGTGGCAACCGGCTTACCACCCTTAATGTACAAGGCTTAAACTCTTTGCAAGAACTGTGGTGCTACCACAACAATCAATTAACCGCCCTTGACGTACAAGGCTGCAGCGCTTTAAAAGAGCTGTACTGCAGCTATAACCGCCTTACCGCTCTTAACGTACAGGGCTTAACCTCTTTGCGAAGGATAGAGTGCGAAACCAATCAGCTTACCGCCGACGCATTTAAAAAGCTCTTTACCGATTTACCGGTCCGGGTGGATAGTGATTATACGCACTGTACTCTTTATGGAACGCTTTCTCACATCGAACAACAAACCGGCGTTACCGAAGGCAATCACACAGACTTTAGTACTCCGTCCGACTTAGCCGCAGCCTTTAATAATGCTAAACATAACAAGAAGTGGAAGATGTATAAGCGACTTCGAGTCGGGGGGTTGGTTGAGATTTAA
- the rplS gene encoding 50S ribosomal protein L19 translates to MDVIKTIEESQKREVTPFNVGDTVKVHFKIIEGKTERVQVYEGLVLCFKNAGVRRTFTVRKNSYGVGVERVFPLYSPRIAKVEVLRPGKVRRSKLYYIRGKVGKGSKIRELIVKKSDQAAAQNASAQAAQSAAPSAPQA, encoded by the coding sequence ATGGATGTGATTAAAACTATTGAAGAATCCCAAAAGCGGGAAGTTACGCCTTTTAATGTGGGCGATACGGTAAAAGTTCACTTTAAAATCATCGAAGGAAAAACCGAGCGCGTGCAGGTCTACGAAGGTTTGGTGCTTTGCTTTAAAAACGCGGGCGTGCGCCGCACCTTTACCGTACGCAAGAATTCTTACGGAGTCGGCGTGGAAAGGGTATTCCCCCTGTATTCGCCGCGTATCGCAAAAGTTGAAGTGCTGCGCCCCGGTAAGGTCCGCCGCTCCAAGCTGTACTATATCCGCGGCAAGGTCGGTAAAGGAAGCAAGATCCGCGAGCTTATCGTAAAAAAATCGGATCAAGCCGCCGCGCAAAACGCATCCGCTCAAGCCGCACAAAGTGCCGCACCGAGCGCACCGCAAGCGTAA
- a CDS encoding cysteine desulfurase family protein — MKTYSQYFDWAATSPADRGIALEALNVSQEFYANPSSVHKAGIDAHAKIEEARKRCARVLNVRADTLIFTSGGTESNHIPILSLLTRPSAGSILIGSTEHAAVREQAYALKHAGWTVLTAGCTKSGIIGPDEVLKKLRDDTALVCVMAVNNETGAIQPIYEIADALSARTGKKRPKLHVDAVQACGKIPLDLSHAGIDTAAISAHKIYGMRGTGLLYSAARQEPFLRGGGQEGGIRSGTENLFGIWALTLCLEKYAARQNFEHIAENQKKRCARFIGSLSTVGSCTIIPQNRIREPELYSPWIVQASFKGIPGEVMVRALSARGFYISTGSACSSHKSGTNAGRPVLEAMGIDKESALCSVRFSFGAHTCDEDIDNLLNAIREVNASFGS, encoded by the coding sequence ATGAAGACATACTCGCAGTACTTTGATTGGGCGGCAACATCGCCCGCCGACCGCGGCATAGCGCTTGAAGCCCTGAACGTATCGCAGGAGTTCTATGCGAACCCTTCGAGCGTCCATAAAGCCGGAATCGATGCGCATGCAAAAATCGAAGAAGCGCGCAAACGCTGCGCCCGCGTGCTTAATGTCCGCGCCGATACGCTGATTTTTACGTCCGGCGGAACCGAATCGAACCACATACCGATCTTATCGCTTTTAACGCGGCCTTCGGCAGGAAGTATTCTTATCGGCAGCACCGAGCACGCCGCCGTGCGCGAACAGGCCTACGCGCTCAAACATGCCGGCTGGACTGTTCTTACCGCCGGCTGCACAAAAAGCGGGATCATAGGCCCCGACGAAGTGCTCAAAAAACTGCGTGACGACACCGCCCTCGTGTGCGTTATGGCCGTAAACAACGAAACGGGCGCAATCCAGCCGATATACGAAATCGCCGATGCATTAAGTGCGCGCACGGGGAAAAAACGGCCGAAACTCCACGTTGATGCGGTACAGGCATGCGGGAAAATACCGCTCGACTTATCGCACGCGGGAATAGATACGGCTGCGATAAGCGCGCACAAAATTTACGGCATGCGCGGAACCGGCCTTTTGTACAGTGCCGCGCGGCAAGAACCCTTTTTGCGCGGAGGCGGCCAGGAAGGCGGCATCAGAAGCGGCACCGAAAACCTTTTCGGCATTTGGGCTTTAACATTGTGCCTCGAAAAATACGCCGCGCGGCAAAACTTCGAACACATTGCGGAAAATCAAAAAAAACGATGTGCGCGCTTTATCGGCAGCTTGAGCACCGTCGGCTCATGCACAATCATACCGCAAAACCGCATACGCGAACCGGAACTCTATTCGCCGTGGATCGTACAGGCAAGTTTTAAAGGCATTCCCGGCGAAGTTATGGTGCGCGCCTTGAGCGCACGGGGCTTTTATATTTCAACCGGCTCGGCATGCTCCTCACATAAAAGCGGGACGAACGCCGGCAGGCCCGTTTTGGAGGCTATGGGAATCGACAAAGAAAGCGCTTTGTGTTCGGTACGTTTTTCGTTCGGCGCGCACACCTGCGATGAGGATATAGATAATCTTTTAAACGCTATACGGGAAGTAAACGCCTCGTTCGGTTCTTAA
- a CDS encoding 3-dehydroquinate synthase: MDNTSFRINYEPVHPGTAHTDIEFYSGAASLFAALTSEEALGTEKTSAGDGTSGAERAPSGGKRMYITDTAVAAIPAVRDFLQAEKEKKQTVFILESGETHKTAETVLRICESALKANLNRSSVFVGIGGGVVCDLCAFACSIFKRGALLELVPTTLLAMTDAAIGGKTGCDFGSYKNMLGTFYPARTIRIAPDFVQTLSEREFFSGLAEAVKTAMLYDKDIFGVFEKQKDAVCKREKAVLADIIRSCAKAKAAVTEEDLSERGKRMELNLGHTFAHALESIAGFGKLSHGEAVAWGISRALQVSVNLGCCAAAYKERVFALLEQYGWCTACLHPALSAKTCAADLLLQAMKQDKKNSDARIRLILQSGLCSTLIKEVNDEDILAVL; encoded by the coding sequence ATGGACAATACCTCATTCCGTATAAATTATGAACCGGTGCATCCCGGAACGGCGCATACCGATATTGAATTTTATTCGGGAGCCGCTTCTCTTTTTGCCGCGCTCACCTCCGAGGAGGCGCTCGGTACCGAAAAAACAAGCGCCGGCGACGGTACGTCCGGCGCCGAGCGGGCGCCTTCGGGCGGCAAACGCATGTATATAACAGATACGGCCGTCGCCGCCATTCCGGCCGTGCGCGATTTTTTACAAGCCGAAAAAGAAAAAAAACAAACGGTTTTTATTCTCGAATCCGGCGAAACGCACAAAACGGCCGAAACCGTGCTGCGCATATGCGAAAGCGCCCTTAAAGCGAACTTGAATCGCTCTTCGGTGTTTGTCGGCATAGGAGGCGGCGTTGTCTGCGATCTGTGCGCCTTTGCCTGTTCAATATTCAAGCGCGGCGCGCTTTTGGAACTGGTTCCGACCACACTGCTCGCAATGACCGACGCCGCAATCGGCGGAAAAACCGGCTGCGATTTCGGAAGCTACAAAAACATGCTCGGCACCTTTTATCCTGCGCGCACCATCCGCATCGCGCCCGATTTTGTACAGACTTTAAGCGAGCGCGAATTCTTTTCGGGTTTGGCCGAAGCCGTTAAAACCGCCATGCTGTACGACAAAGATATCTTCGGCGTATTCGAAAAACAAAAAGACGCCGTTTGCAAAAGAGAAAAAGCCGTGCTCGCCGACATAATCCGCTCGTGCGCAAAAGCAAAAGCGGCCGTTACGGAAGAGGATTTAAGCGAGCGCGGAAAGCGTATGGAATTGAATTTGGGGCACACCTTTGCCCACGCGCTTGAAAGCATCGCGGGATTCGGAAAACTCAGCCACGGCGAAGCGGTTGCATGGGGCATTTCCCGCGCGCTGCAAGTAAGCGTAAATTTGGGCTGCTGCGCGGCCGCATACAAAGAGCGCGTATTCGCCCTGCTCGAACAATACGGCTGGTGTACCGCTTGCCTTCACCCCGCCCTTTCCGCAAAGACCTGCGCGGCCGACCTGCTTTTACAGGCGATGAAACAGGATAAAAAAAATTCGGACGCGCGCATCCGCTTAATACTCCAAAGCGGTTTATGCTCAACCCTTATAAAAGAAGTAAACGATGAAGACATACTCGCAGTACTTTGA